A window of Juglans regia cultivar Chandler chromosome 7, Walnut 2.0, whole genome shotgun sequence contains these coding sequences:
- the LOC109010059 gene encoding CBL-interacting serine/threonine-protein kinase 5-like, translated as MEEEPSLQQNCKQLLSPQRNILFGKYEMGRVLGQGTFAKVYHGKNLITNESVAIKVINKDHVKKEDLMEQIKREISVMRLVRHPNIVELKEVMATKGKIFFVMEYVKGGELFAKVAKGKLKEDLARKYFQQLVSAVDFCHSRGVSHRDLKPENLLLDDNEDLKVSDFGLSALPEQLWNDGLLHTQCGTPAYVAPEVLRKKGYDGAMADIWSCGVVLFVLLAGYLPFRADNVMKMYRKVFKAEYEFPLWISTDAKLLITKLLVPDPAKRISIPEIMQSPWFQKGFTKPIAFSIQEPVGDQKDDNDDNNEEAFMESVKTKSLSPPFYNAFEFISSMSSGFDLSSLFESKRKSGSMFTSKCSAEGILAKLAAVAKRLNFGVTSLKDFKMKMQGEVDGRKGKLAVTAEVFEVAPEVAVVELSKSAGDTLEYKKFCEEDVRPALKDIIWSWQGESTCH; from the coding sequence ATGGAAGAGGAACCGAGTTTGCAACAAAACTGCAAGCAGCTGCTCAGTCCGCAAAGAAACATTCTCTTCGGAAAGTACGAGATGGGGAGGGTGTTAGGCCAAGGCACTTTTGCCAAAGTCTACCATGGCAAGAACCTCATCACCAACGAGAGCGTTGCCATCAAGGTCATCAACAAAGACCACGTCAAGAAAGAAGACCTGATGGAGCAAATCAAGCGCGAGATCTCGGTCATGCGCTTGGTTCGCCATCCAAATATTGTTGAGCTGAAGGAAGTCATGGCCACCAAGGGGAAGATATTCTTCGTGATGGAGTACGTGAAAGGCGGCGAGTTGTTTGCAAAAGTAGCAAAAGGAAAGCTGAAGGAGGACTTGGCACGAAAGTATTTCCAACAGTTGGTGAGTGCGGTCGATTTCTGTCACAGCCGGGGAGTTTCGCACCGAGACTTGAAGCCCGAAAATCTCCTTCTGGATGACAACGAGGACTTGAAAGTGTCCGATTTCGGCTTGTCCGCTCTGCCGGAGCAGCTCTGGAATGACGGATTGCTCCACACCCAGTGTGGCACTCCGGCATACGTGGCGCCCGAGGTGTTGAGGAAGAAAGGGTACGATGGAGCTATGGCTGACATCTGGTCTTGTGGGGTAGTTCTATTTGTTTTGCTTGCTGGGTATTTGCCATTTCGAGCCGACAACGTCATGAAAATGTATAGGAAGGTTTTCAAGGCCGAATATGAGTTTCCTCTATGGATTTCCACCGATGCAAAGCTGTTGATAACCAAGCTCCTTGTTCCTGATCCGGCGAAGAGAATTTCAATCCCGGAGATAATGCAGAGTCCTTGGTTTCAAAAGGGATTTACAAAGCCAATTGCGTTCTCAATCCAAGAACCGGTGGGTGATCAGAAAGATGATAATGACGATAATAATGAAGAGGCGTTCATGGAATCGGTAAAAACCAAATCTTTGTCACCGCCTTTTTATAACGCTTTTGAATTCATTTCGTCGATGTCTTCCGGGTTCGACTTGTCAAGCTTGTTTGAGAGCAAGAGGAAATCCGGGTCCATGTTCACGTCTAAGTGCTCGGCAGAGGGGATCCTGGCGAAGCTGGCGGCCGTTGCGAAGAGGTTGAATTTCGGGGTGACGAGTTTGAAGGATTTCAAGATGAAAATGCAGGGTGAAGTGGATGGTAGGAAAGGAAAGTTGGCTGTGACGGCGGAGGTGTTCGAGGTGGCACCGGAGGTGGCGGTGGTAGAGTTGTCCAAGTCTGCTGGAGACACTCTCGAGTACAAGAAATTTTGTGAGGAGGATGTGAGGCCTGCACTCAAAGACATTATTTGGAGCTGGCAGGGGGAGAGTACCTGTCACTAA